A stretch of Limanda limanda chromosome 7, fLimLim1.1, whole genome shotgun sequence DNA encodes these proteins:
- the LOC133005176 gene encoding small integral membrane protein 4 — MLRQSQTLKYFLSLVPGKRRLGTYRFLPVFFCIGGVMEWIMINVRIGRETFYDVYRRKQSERGYQQKIADGLIDVDEPATK; from the exons ATGCTTCGCCAGAGTCAAACACTCAAGTACTTCCTCAGCCTGGTTCCGGGTAAGCGTCGCCTCGGGACGTACAGGTTCCTCCCGGTCTTCTTCTGCATCGGAGGAGTCATGGAGTGGATCATGATCAACGTGCGGATCGGAAGAGAAACGTTCT ACGATGTCTACCGAAGAAAACAATCCGAACGGGGATACCAGCAGAAGATAGCAGATGGACTGATTGATGTTGATGAGCCTGCAACCAAGTGA
- the ognb gene encoding osteoglycin, paralog b, whose protein sequence is MMQLRTLIFTSLMIPWILSAAAQHEYMEARKPERDIMKYPDYALPQDSDTDPAGPKAEDLPTCLLCVCLTGSVYCEDVSPEMSSVPALPKETTHLYARFNKITKLRNRDFADMATLKVIDLTGNLIADIEDGAFSKLLNLEELTLTDNKLTKLPLLPNKLVSFNANFNKLKTQGVKATAFKKLNRLTYLYLGNNELTAVPNLPESLHVVDLHNNKISTITDETFCKGNTSHYIRRNLDQVRLDGNPLKLSQHPNSFICLQNLPVGWN, encoded by the exons ATGATGCAATTAAGGACTTTAATTTTCACATCTCTTATGATCCCATGGATACTGTCCGCAGCAGCACAACATGAATACATGGAAGCGAGAAAACCTgag CGAGACATTATGAAGTATCCTGACTATGCCCTCCCTCAGGACTCAGACACTGACCCAGCAGGACCAAAAGCTGAGG ATTTGCCGACGTGTCTACTGTGCGTTTGCCTGACTGGATCTGTTTACTGTGAAGATGTGTCTCCTGAAATGTCATCGGTCCCAGCACTGCCCAAGGAAACAACACATCTCTACGCACGCTTCAACAAAATCACAAAACTTCGCAATCGAGACTTTGCAGACATGG ccaCATTAAAAGTAATTGATCTAACTGGGAATCTCATCGCTGACATAGAAGATGGAGCTTTTTCCAAACTTCTCAATCTTGAGGAGCTCACTCTCACAGACAATAAACTCACCAAACTTCCACTACTTCCCAACAAGCTAGTGTCATTTAATGCCAACTTCAACAAGCTTAAAACCCAGGGTGTAAAGGCAACAGCTTTTAAA AAACTCAACAGATTGACATATCTTTACCTTGGAAACAATGAACTGACAGCAGTGCCCAACCTTCCAGAGTCTCTTCATGTTGTGGACCTGCAC AACAACAAGATCTCAACAATAACAGATGAAACATTCTGCAAAGGTAACACCAGTCACTACATCCGCCGCAACTTGGACCAGGTGAGACTGGACGGGAACCCACTGAAGCTGTCGCAGCATCCCAACAGCTTCATCTGTCTGCAGAATCTCCCTGTCGGATGGAACTGA
- the kctd6b gene encoding BTB/POZ domain-containing protein KCTD6 isoform X1, whose protein sequence is MDNGDWGHRMTSPVTLNVGGCLYTTSLSTLQRYPDSMLGAMFRGDFPTTRDSKGNYFIDRDGTLFRYILNFLRTSELTLPVDFAETDLLRKEADFYQIEPLIQCLSDPKPLYPPDIFEQVVELSSTRKLSKYSNPVAVIITQLTITTKVHALLEGVVNNFTKWNKHMMDTRDCQVSFTFGPCDYHQEVSLRVLLMDYIMKQGFTIRNTRVHHMSERANENTVEHHWTFCRPAQKVED, encoded by the exons ATGGATAATGGAGACTGGGGCCATAGG ATGACTTCTCCTGTTACTCTGAACGTGGGAGGCTGCCTCTACACCACCAGTCTGTCCACCCTGCAGCGCTATCCAGACTCCATGCTGGGCGCCATGTTCAGGGGAGATTTCCCCACCACTCGCGATTCCAAAGGGAACTATTTCATTGATCGGGATGGAACACTTTTCCGATACATCCTGAACTTCCTGCGGACGTCGGAGCTCACCCTCCCGGTTGATTTCGCAGAGACAGACCTCCTGAGGAAGGAGGCGGACTTTTACCAGATCGAACCCTTAATTCAGTGCCTTAGCGATCCCAAGCCGCTCTACCCTCCCGACATCTTCGAGCAGGTTGTAGAGCTCTCCAGCACTCGGAAACTGTCAAAATACTCGAACCCTGTGGCTGTTATCATCACGCAGTTAACGATTACTACGAAAGTTCATGCCTTGCTCGAAGGCGTTGTCAACAACTTTACCAAgtggaacaaacacatgatggaCACCCGAGACTGTCAGGTGTCGTTCACTTTCGGACCATGTGACTATCATCAAGAGGTGTCATTACGGGTTCTCCTCATGGACTACATAATGAAACAAGGCTTCACCATTAGGAACACGCGTGTGCATCACATGAGCGAGCGTGCAAACGAGAACACAGTGGAGCATCACTGGACTTTCTGTAGACCAGCTCAAAAAGTTGAAGACTGA
- the abhd6b gene encoding monoacylglycerol lipase ABHD6b: MLFLCEAAMAADLDVPNLFVIAGATLAIPILAFIASFLLWPSALIKVYYWYWRRTLGLQVRYADCGGYRFCFSYRGKPGMRPSILMLHGFSAHKDTWLTLVKYLPKHLHLVCVDMPGHEGTSRTNTEDYSIQGQVRRIHQFVETVRLSKKPFHLVGTSMGGNVAGVYAACYPSEICSMTLICPDGIRHPCETKFDNHLQDLEHSNYTLNIPLIPTTPEEMEDMFRLCSHVRFKIPQQILQGLVDVRQPHNTFYQDVFMEIVGEESRYALHDHLHLIAAPLQVIWGKKDQVVDVSGAAVIAGVLPGCRVDLLENCGHSVVMERPSRTAKLLLDFIIQQQGARGGTKKST, encoded by the exons ATGCTCTTTCTATGTGAGGCAGCCATGGCAGCTGATCTAGATGTGCCGAACTTGTTCGTCATTGCTGGGGCAACACTGGCGATTCCCATTCTGGCCTTCATCGcctccttccttctctggcCCTCGGCTCTCATCAAAGTTTATTACTG GTACTGGAGGAGGACGCTGGGCCTGCAGGTTCGCTACGCAGACTGCGGCGGGTATCGCTTCTGTTTCTCATACAGAGGGAAGCCTGGGATGAGACCTTCCATTTTGATGCTGCATGGTTTCTCTGCTCACAAAGACACGTGGCTCACTCTGGTCAAG TATCTACCAAAACATCTgcaccttgtgtgtgtggacatgccTGGCCATGAGGGAACATCACGCACCAACACAGAGGATTATTCAATCCAGGGCCAGGTCAGAAGGATCCATCAG TTCGTGGAAACTGTTCGCTTGAGCAAGAAACCTTTCCATCTGGTGGGAACGTCCATGGGGGGAAACGTAGCAGGGGTTTACGCAGCTTGCTACCCCTCAGAAATCTGCAGCATGACTCTCATTTGCCCAGACG GCATCAGACATCCGTGTGAGACCAAGTTTGACAATCACCTGCAGGACCTGGAGCACAGCAATTACACATTAAATATCCCGCTGATCCCCACTACACCCGAAGAGATGGAGGACATGTTCAGACTCTGCTCCCATGTTCGCTTTAAAATCCCTCAGCAG aTTCTTCAAGGGTTGGTGGATGTTCGGCAGCCTCACAACACATTTTACCAGGATG tATTTATGGAGATTGTTGGTGAGGAGTCCAGATACGCCCTACACGATCACTTACATCTGATTGCTGCACCTTTACAAGTGATATGGGGCAAAAAAGACCAG GTGGTGGATGTCTCTGGGGCTGCGGTCATCGCCGGCGTGCTGCCCGGGTGCAGGGTGGACCTGCTGGAGAACTGCGGCCACTCGGTGGTGATGGAGAGGCCGAGTCGGACCGCCAAGCTCCTCCTGGACTTCATCATCCAGCAGCAGGGGGCCAGGGGGGGCACGAAGAAATCCACCTGA
- the kctd6b gene encoding BTB/POZ domain-containing protein KCTD6 isoform X2, which produces MTSPVTLNVGGCLYTTSLSTLQRYPDSMLGAMFRGDFPTTRDSKGNYFIDRDGTLFRYILNFLRTSELTLPVDFAETDLLRKEADFYQIEPLIQCLSDPKPLYPPDIFEQVVELSSTRKLSKYSNPVAVIITQLTITTKVHALLEGVVNNFTKWNKHMMDTRDCQVSFTFGPCDYHQEVSLRVLLMDYIMKQGFTIRNTRVHHMSERANENTVEHHWTFCRPAQKVED; this is translated from the coding sequence ATGACTTCTCCTGTTACTCTGAACGTGGGAGGCTGCCTCTACACCACCAGTCTGTCCACCCTGCAGCGCTATCCAGACTCCATGCTGGGCGCCATGTTCAGGGGAGATTTCCCCACCACTCGCGATTCCAAAGGGAACTATTTCATTGATCGGGATGGAACACTTTTCCGATACATCCTGAACTTCCTGCGGACGTCGGAGCTCACCCTCCCGGTTGATTTCGCAGAGACAGACCTCCTGAGGAAGGAGGCGGACTTTTACCAGATCGAACCCTTAATTCAGTGCCTTAGCGATCCCAAGCCGCTCTACCCTCCCGACATCTTCGAGCAGGTTGTAGAGCTCTCCAGCACTCGGAAACTGTCAAAATACTCGAACCCTGTGGCTGTTATCATCACGCAGTTAACGATTACTACGAAAGTTCATGCCTTGCTCGAAGGCGTTGTCAACAACTTTACCAAgtggaacaaacacatgatggaCACCCGAGACTGTCAGGTGTCGTTCACTTTCGGACCATGTGACTATCATCAAGAGGTGTCATTACGGGTTCTCCTCATGGACTACATAATGAAACAAGGCTTCACCATTAGGAACACGCGTGTGCATCACATGAGCGAGCGTGCAAACGAGAACACAGTGGAGCATCACTGGACTTTCTGTAGACCAGCTCAAAAAGTTGAAGACTGA